TATTGGTACGTTTTGCCATTTCGCGGACTATATTGAAATCAGCATCAGTAATATCTTCAAAACCGTCGATTAATGCTTTGCTAAGGACCTTGACGGTTTCACCGTCGATTTCCACTGTGTCTTCTGGTCGGATCGCCAATAATTCTTTTTTGAATTTTTTGGCAAAAGACTCGTCAACTTTTTGCGTCGCTGCAAAATTACAGTATGGGATGACCGGTCCTTCAGCAAGTATAATGAAATCTTCAGGATCAATCCTGCCATCCTGGGACATCAGTTCAAAATCATTGAAGGGGAAAGCTCCGGCATCATATTTTTCGTACATAACTCCGTAAATGACTTTCTCGTGCTTGAATGACCCACGCGGTATCGTATAAAAAACCAGGTCTTTTTCCGGATCGATTCCTCCGCTCTGCAAGATATCAATCTGGCTCATAAAGCCGGTAGGGGCGAGCATCGGGCCAAAGAGCATGTTTTTTCCTTTAAGGTCACTGAGGGTTTTTATGCCGCTTTTTTTGAGCACCGCGATGATTCCCTTGGAACGTGCCCCGAGGGATCCTCTTTTTTCAACGGCCAGGATATCCACTCCATTAAAGCGGTGCATCATAATATAGAGCAGTGAATTAGTATGTGTGAAGTCGAGGTTTTCCACTTCATTGGGGAAATTTATCGTGTCAATGGTTACGGCTTCAAAATTTACCCCCATTTTTTTGCTGAGATATTTGGTCAAAGGAAGAAACCGGGCAAGGGTTTCTTTTTCACTGTCACAGATCATGTAGCCGATTTTATAGGTGGGTTTTTCCTGGCTGGTTGGCGCTTGTGGGGTACATGCCGATAAGATTGTCATGGTCAGAAAAACAGTAAGAAGAAACCGAATCATTATTTGTCCTCGTTGTTCTTTTCAGGAAGGCTTGAGAGTTTGAGTTGAACATTCTTAAGGGAAGTCTTGATCATCTCAACAGTATATTTGGAGTTTTTTGCAGGTGATTGATTAGAAAATTTTTGTTTGTAATTATTTAAAGCAGTTTCATAGGCTGTTTCTGCGTCCATGAACCGGCCAATTGCTTCAAGGGATTTGCCCAGGTGATAATGGACCCAGATATCCTTTGGTTTATGGAAAATAGCTTTCTGGTAATATTCTACAGCAGATAAATAATCCTGCTTATTTGCGCTGATGAGTCCCAGTCCGTCATAGGCGTCGGCGTTTTTCGAATCCAGTTCGATTATTTTCGTAAAAGTTTTAATCGCTTCATCAAGTTTATTACGACGATAGAGCACCATGCCGAGTTTGTTGAGTGTCAGGATATCATCGGGCTTGAATTCGAGATAAATTTTATACTCGATTTCCGCCACAGAATCCGGCATGTTCTCCGAGTCAACGTGTGCCCCTAAAGGAACGGCGGAAAGGAGAATCAAGAAAAGAAAGACCTGGGTGAGGTATTTACTGATCTTTATTTTTCGTTGGAATTTTCGATGCATAAAGAAAAAAATTGTCGAAATAGTTTATGTGGCAAGAATACCATGCAGTGAATGAAAAAGCGTAACCGCTCCTAAACAAGTAATAATTGCCGCACTGATAATTCCGACCTTTCGTCCTAGTTCAAGATTAGCGCCGATTTTTTCTGTGAGTTTTCCAGCCTTTGAAAGAAAAACGCCGATTGACATCATGACAATGCCCAGGCCAAGGCTGAAAAAAACGGTTACGGTCAGACCCTGAGCAATACGTCCTGCACCAACAGCAGCAAGAAGGGTTGCTATGCCCGCGGGGCATGGAACCAGTCCTCCGGAAATACCTAGAAGAAGCAGGTTCCATTTACTGGTTTTATCATGCGTGTCGTTTGGATGTGAATGAGCACCATGATCATGCTCGTGACTGTGGTCATGGGTATGGTGGTGATCATCGTGGTTGTGGTTATGGTCGTGATCGTCATGATTGTGAGGGGCAGGGGAATGGTCGTGATGACAATGACTTTTCCCAAACAGATGAAAATGGGAATGCCCGGTGTTGGCGGATATCCTCGATTTC
This window of the Pseudomonadota bacterium genome carries:
- a CDS encoding phosphate/phosphite/phosphonate ABC transporter substrate-binding protein codes for the protein MIRFLLTVFLTMTILSACTPQAPTSQEKPTYKIGYMICDSEKETLARFLPLTKYLSKKMGVNFEAVTIDTINFPNEVENLDFTHTNSLLYIMMHRFNGVDILAVEKRGSLGARSKGIIAVLKKSGIKTLSDLKGKNMLFGPMLAPTGFMSQIDILQSGGIDPEKDLVFYTIPRGSFKHEKVIYGVMYEKYDAGAFPFNDFELMSQDGRIDPEDFIILAEGPVIPYCNFAATQKVDESFAKKFKKELLAIRPEDTVEIDGETVKVLSKALIDGFEDITDADFNIVREMAKRTNMPPYQNY
- a CDS encoding tetratricopeptide repeat protein — its product is MPDSVAEIEYKIYLEFKPDDILTLNKLGMVLYRRNKLDEAIKTFTKIIELDSKNADAYDGLGLISANKQDYLSAVEYYQKAIFHKPKDIWVHYHLGKSLEAIGRFMDAETAYETALNNYKQKFSNQSPAKNSKYTVEMIKTSLKNVQLKLSSLPEKNNEDK
- a CDS encoding sulfite exporter TauE/SafE family protein, whose protein sequence is MEEINIMLYLGAITLGALHAFEPGHGKSVIAAYMIGTRGRAVDGILLGLIVTITHTFSVILLGILATLLSKNFTETQLHDWLGLVSAVLILTVGLWMLKSRISANTGHSHFHLFGKSHCHHDHSPAPHNHDDHDHNHNHDDHHHTHDHSHEHDHGAHSHPNDTHDKTSKWNLLLLGISGGLVPCPAGIATLLAAVGAGRIAQGLTVTVFFSLGLGIVMMSIGVFLSKAGKLTEKIGANLELGRKVGIISAAIITCLGAVTLFHSLHGILAT